The nucleotide sequence cttatttttatttatctgagacagtctcactctgtcacccaggctggagtgcagtggtgtgatctcagctcactgcgacctccacctcccaggttcaagcagttctcctgccttggcttcccgagtaactgggattacaggcacccaccacgacgcccagctaactttttgtatttttagtaaagaaaaggtttctccatgtcggccaggctggtcttgaactcctgacctcaagtgatccacccacctcctcccaaagtgatgggattacaaacgtgagccaccacgccctggcccatgcttatttttaaaaaggcattacTTCCATGACATAAGAAGGGTGagagtttaaaaagcaaacactatGAAATTAGCCAGCAAAGTGTCTAGGCTTATGGCTACTATGTGAGTGATATGGTCTATCTGTGGTACAGTGGACTAACGCCTCACAGTCTCAGGCTCACTAAATTATACGAATGTACTTGTTAACTCCTTCTGCAGAGCATTGTCTTTTTAACCCATGAAAGAACTGAGATCCAAAAAAACAAGTGATGCATCAGAATCAAAATATGGATACCTGGGTCCCACCCCCAGTCTCCTCTGTTTGGGTCCTAGAAGGCCGGATCCGGGTGAGTTTTTAAAACCCTGACATGTGAATCTAACATAGAAATCtgattaaaactattttcttctggataaaaatgataaatagcaggccaggcacagtggctcacgcctacaatcccagcactttgggaggttgaggtagctggtcacctaaggtcaggagttcgagaccagcctggccaacatagtgaagccccatctctactaaaaataaaaaaaatagccagatgtggtggcaggagcctataatcccaggtactcaggaggctgaggcaggagaagctctttaacctgggaggcggagcttgcagtgagccgagatcgcgccattgcaccccagcctgggcgacagagcgagacgccatctcaaaaaaaaaaaaaaaaaaaaaagataaatagctaGCCTTCATTTAGATCCACTGTATATTAAGAACTGTAACTGGCTATCAGAATAACCTTGGACTTTCTCTTATTTGATCTTCAACGATTTAGACAGATGTCACCACTTTACAGATAGCCAGGTTGTGCCTGGCCTATGTTATACCAAGAGCTAAAATTCTAATTCAATCAGGTCCGACTCCATGATGTGTGTTCTTTCTACTATACCTCGTTTGCCTAatatggaaaagaacagaaattaaagaagTAACGAGGCCAGCCCTGTGACCGACCACCTATTCCACATCTGGGCACACACTTAGTATTCCGAATGATTGCAGCAAGCATCAACAAAGCCAGGCCTTCAGTGCATGCACTATTAGTAGGGACGCAAGCAGGCAGGGTTAGGGTGGCCGGTTAGTAACAGGCGTGAGTGCACAAATATGATCATCAAATAGCAAAAATGCAATGGCCAATCAGGTGCCTTTTCCTTACCATTAAATATTCCAATCTCAGTTCTTACTGAATATGGCAGGTCATACatctaaattatttaataaaacgTTTAAATTAGAATACTCTTTGCTAAAATCTATTACTTCAAAAGTAGCAAGATGTAAACTCTTTTCCATGGGAATTAAAACTCTTACTGCTCTCTAGAGTCACAATTAACAGGAGACTCAAAATGATGCCAGAATCCCGGCATCCTCCAGTGCTGGTGCTGAGCTGTGAGAAGCTGGCTGCCAAACCTGCTTGGCAACAATAATCTCCCCCAAGAGTTTATATTAATCCCATGAGCCTTAACCCAACTCTTTAAAACTCGAACTTAATCCAATTCTAAAGGAATAACCTGTTTTCAGGAATTTGTCCATCTAAAGTTTTCTAAGTGAAAACATTATGTCATAATAAAGGACCATCCTGTCCAAGGaagttatatttttttcctccttgaaaaACCTAACGGCTATATCCAAGAATGGTTAATAGCAGTATGATCAACACTAGCAGATTCAAAAATTCTAAATGTTGGCCTTCTGTGTACTTTCAATGGCAGGCCAGGGGATTTTAAGATAGTACAGGTTAATTCTGTAATATAAAGATAACTGTGATGACCTGGAATTTCTTGAGTTAGGAGAATTCATAGCATAGATTGGTTTTTAAATAGCTAATATCTTAGGGAAATAtacttttaatgtaaaatttcacTTATCTAATAATTACAGCAGCACATTACAGTGTTGTAGCAGATCAATAAAGTAAACTTCTGGTAACAATGGTATTAAAGAATAGGCATACTTCTGGTTTGgaatctttcatttaaaaagaaggaaatatctgAGAATAATATTTTGGTGTGTCACAAGCATGAAACTGTGGAATCGCGCCTGGGCCTCCTCCCTGTTTTGAAGGCTACGCTCTGGTTTTCCACTTCCGGTTCCTACAGAAAGTCTTACTCAGACCTAAGCTGTGAGCACTCTGGCTAAGGGCCCCACAGTAGGCGTAAGGCTCAGGTCAGCTGACTAAAGCAGCTGTACACATAATGAGGGCCTTATGCTGTCCACATGTAGACCCAGCGGCAGACTTGGATGAGCTCACAGTGCCTTTTAAAAAGTTCATATGGTTTAATAAAGCAAAATGGAAGCATGCTAGAATGCAAAGGAATTTAAAAGAATTCTGTGTAGGGTATTTGGgggaagatttttttaattttttggccttgagaatttaaaatatcaaattaagaAGCTCCATGCAGTTAACTTGCACTTAAGatacaaaaacttaaaattaaagcTCAAGACACAAAGGACACAATTTCCTCCCGTGCTGACGGCGCCCGGGTCCTCTTTGGTTGGATGCTGGTGAGCCCATCAGTGACAGGTAGGTCACACTGGGAAGAGTAGACTGCTGGTAAGAGGCtcaccaaaaagacaaaagatattccttttttttttttaaaaagagacagggtctcactctgtcatgcagacTGGAATGCAGCCAGCAGTGACACAATCACTAccactgcagtctcgaactcctgggctcaagcaatcctcctgcctcagccactcaaagtactgggactaccggcaccagccactgtgcctggcccctaagAAAGAAGATACTCTTCAAGAGCAGCTTAAAATCAGGCTCTTGATCTACTGACATCTACTCCTTGAATTTGAAGCACTGCAGCTCAAAGTGCTTctgataaaaataaagtcaagtcTATATGCTACAGAGGGATGGCCCATTGGCTGTCAGGGCACAGGGTCTAAAGGTTGCTCCTGAGCACACAGTCAAAAGCACATATGCAAAACATGGCTACGCAGGAGCGTGTGGAGCTGTGGGGCAAGCTGCTCGGGCCATTACAGACCTTAGTCCTGGACACCTTCCCCACCTGTGAGGGCACCAGGAAGGGCATCTattgggaaacaaacaaacaaaccaacatggCTGTGTTGTTTTCAAAGTAAAAGCTCTGATGTcatcagaaaaaaagttattaacCATTTTTAACATGTGCAAATTATGTATTAAATTCctgaaaaaagttattaaaagatATTGTTAGAATCAGTTAACCGTCACCCTTTGGATTAATGGAAACCTTCGGCACATTTTTAGCTGCAAAGTCACTCAATATGGTTGGAAAGCCCAGAGGTATACTTCAGCTTCTTTTCCAAAAGTGCCTCCACTTAGAACAATTTAAACTGGGCTGCTGTAAGAAATTATTTGAGGCCCCtaattaccattttttaaaacacagtagaAAACCCCATATCCatccttaaataaaataataaattagagcATTTGGGATGGATACATTTTTGAAATCTTAAATCAAATGTTCATGTTCTAGACTATTAAAAATATGCCATTAGGTAGTCCACTAAAACCTGTACAATCACCACCACTTCAAAACAGGTTCCCACTGGGTCTATAGGAAACTCTTCACTCTTCCCTCCCAAGCCATTAGAGGCCAGCACTCTGATATGACTGTACCCTGAGATCTCCCTTTTGGAGCATTCGATTTGGCataaatcatgttttttaaagttataccTGAAATTCTGTACttaatatgaacatttttacTCTTAGAAGTACTTAGAAGTACTGTTTAAGCATTTTAATGAGGAATTCACTAAGAAAGTTCATGCTCGTGTTGTAAAATACCTTCCACCTGGATTAAAACGCATTatgtttagaaaaatgtaaacGTACGTAGGTCTTAAACACACAAGCAACTGTAagtcaggggttggcaaacttaaAGGACCAGGTAGTAAATGTTTCCAACTTTGTGGGCCATATGATCTCTGGTCACGACGATCCAACTCCGCTGTTTTAGCACCAATGCAGGCACAGACAATATGTTAACAAATGGCtgtagctgtgttccaataaaactttaatgACAAAAATTGGCTGCAGGACAGGTTTGGCTTGCAGGTGCAGTTTGCTGACGCCTGGTATAAATCAAAGCTTAAATAAAATGGAGTAGTACAAAAGCAATGTAGAGCAGACAGGGAAACATGGACATTGATGTCCTACTTACCCGTTACTATCTTGGAAGCTGTCGGTGCTGCGTTGGTGAGGCTGCTGTCCCCAGCTGAGTGGACACCAGGAGGATGGGGGGGTGGGGGCACGCTGGGCCGGTTCCTTGGCTTTGGTACTGGTCTCGGTCTCGGTAAGGTTCCAGCATGTGGCTGTGCAGTCTCAAGGTTACCCCCCGCCAGGGTCTGAGGAGCTGGCAGGCTGGGGTTCTGTTTCCCTAGAGGCGGAGTACTGGGGGGCGTTGGAGTTTGGGGAGGGGTGTGAGATGGCTGCTCAAGTCCATGCTCACTGGGCAATGCCATGGGGTTGGGAGGGCCCTGGCTATTGGGCTTGGTGTGCATCAGCGGCGTGGCCTGCGTAGGGGGCTGTGGTGGCGGGTGATTGGGAGCTTGGATTGGAGACAGGCTGCTGGAGTACCTCCGGGGTGCTGAAAGCTGGGAGGGGGCGGAGGGCTGGCCTGGAGGCTGGCCCGTGTGCTGAGTGGGAGGAGAGGGGCTTCGGGTGGGTGGCTTTGGTGACAGACTGGGTGGATGCTGAGATGTTCCTGAAGAACTCTGGCCCCCGGGGTGGCCAGGAGGTGGGTTGCCTGGTTTCGGGGGTGCTGGAGCGGGTTTCTTAACGGCTgcacaaagagagaaaaacaccTTTCAGTAGGAACAGTGAGgcagcaaccaccaccaccaccgtgGCCAAGAGCCCAAATTTAACCCCGCCAGTAATAAACCACAGCACCACGTGCCTCTGATGAGAGGTGGTCAGGAGGGCACCACACTGTGTCTTCCTCCCCAGAACCCATAACCCTAGTCTAACCATCAGAAGAACATCTGACAAACACAAATTGAAGGCCTTTCTTCAAAAGGCCTGACCAGTACTCTCCAAAACCGTCAAGGCCATAGAAAAGCACAGAAAGAGGAAGAACGTGTCACAGACCGAAGGAGACTAAGAAGATACGATGACTACATGCAATGTGGGCTCCTGGATGAGATCCTGGGACAGAAAATGGACATGAATGGAAAAACtagggaaatctgaataaaatgtgGAGTCTAGTTAATGGTAATGAACcgcgaggtgcagtggctcacgcccgtaatctcagcactttgggaggccaaagcaggcagatcactttagcgcaggagttcaaggccagcctgggcaacgcggcaaaactccatctctacaaaaaatttaaaaattagctgggagtggtggtgtgcgcctgtaatcccagctactcatgaggctgaggtgggaggatcacgtgagccggGAAGtccaaggctgcagggagctgtaatcacaccactgaactccagcctgggcaacagagcgagaccatttaaaaaaaaaaaaaaaaaaaggcgggggtggggtggtagGACTGGCCCAATGTTGATTTCTGAGCTGGGGTAAAGGTACCATGGTCATGTAACACATTAACAACAGGGGAAACTGAGTAAGGGGTATACAGGAACTCTCAGcattatctttgcaacttttctattcAAAATTACTCCAAACtaacaagtttattttaaaaattaagtacatTCTGCACGTTTGAAAGGGCTTCAAAGGTCTGTCGTTCtgaaaattcaacaagaagaaaactGTTAACAGAGGCCACCCGAATAACACGGAAGTGCTGCCCTCAGCCCGCTTAGCAGCCTCCTCGTTAGGTCCCCATGGGAAGACACAGAAAAAGGCAAGAACAGCCAGGAGGGACCACCAAGCAGGACTGCTTCACCCGACGTAACATGACCCCTGACCCCACGCCACCTTCTCCTCGAGAGCTTGATTGGTTTGACTGGTCTTAATAACAGAACTTCTACCAATTCCGGAAGCACTGGAGTTAACAGATATGTCCTGGACAAAAGCATGAATAAATGTGGAAGAGTTGCCTTAGAATTATTTCTCTAAAGAGAGCTGAATCACATCACTCTCCTCCCTACACCAGCTGAGATCAGGGAGGGGAACCTGGTACtgaggagggcaggaggaaaaCGACAGATCTGGGGCTCTGGTTTCGGGCTGGGAGGGGTAGGGGAAAGGAGAGACTTTAGCCTTTTTCAAACTCTGCTAAGATCCCACTGGTTccccaagaaaaaagagaaggaaatgaaggaaagaaatgaacatGTATCACTGTTCACGTATCACCAGTACCAAGTAAGGCCTTTTACATAAATTATGcacattataatttatataaattatctcattcAAGTCTCATAAGCTCATTGCAGGGCAAGCTCTGTAATCGCCAttttcacagagaagaaaactgaggcttgaagaGGGCCAGTGTTTGGTAacaggccacacagctagtaagcggCAGAACAGAGACTCCTGCCCATGACATGTGGACTCCCTGAATGCTTTTTCCTCGTCGTCCTTCCTCTATTCCTCGGCTGCCTGTTTACAGGTCCCAGAATTCAGGATTAAAAAGGGTAAAGtttcggtggctcatgcctgtaatcccagcactctgactggctgaggcaggaagatcactcaagaccagcctgggcaacacagtgagatcctgactctacaaacaaataaacaaagcggccaggcatggtggcatgtgcttgtagtaccagcactttgagaggccaaagtgggaggatcacttgagtccagtggctgaaggtcgcagtgagctattatcacaccactgtattccagcatgggtgagagaataagaccctgcctctaaaaaacataagaaaggaagaagaaagaaagaaaaaataaagtgtactCTGCTACACTGGTCTGGAACTTCCAACCCTGGAACTCAGAAACCACCAACCAGCTTACATTAGCTGTACTCCGGAATGccatcagcatttttaaaaaaagcctaGTTTTCTGTTCTAAGCAATAATAATTGCAAATTCACACTGAATAAAAGTTCATTCCTGACATTTAAGGGTGTGAAGAGGATGAGGAGCGGGAGCATGGGAGCAGAGTGTCCGAGGGAGGGGGCTGGGAGAAAGGGAGGCCTtgtctgagaccacctcagaGGCACAGGGGGTGGGTAAGGCAAAAAGAATCAAACCCATCTTGTGAAGAAGCCTGGGAGCTGTGATTTCCGGAAGCAGGAAAGACTCCGAATGTGGCTATGAGGAAAAGAGTCTTCGTAACCCAAAACCAGAGTCACACCTGGAATCTAGGTACAGAAGACTAACTTCCCTCAAGGATCAGCTGAGATCCTGATAAGATGACGGTGGCTCAGAGAGACAGCCTTAAGAAGGATAAAGTGGGGGTCTGCAACCAAGAAGTGGACCCGAATCTGCCTCCCTGCCTATAATTTGTAGAAATTCCACTAACATTTGTGTCGTGCTTTATAAAGACCATGCTTTCATGGACAGACACAGTgaatttcatctattttttttttgagacggcgtcttgctctgttgaccaggctggggtacagtggcacagtcttggctcactgcaacctctgcctcccaggtccaagcgattctcctgcctcagcctcttcagctgggaccacaggcgcgcagcaccacacccggctaatttttgtatttttagtagagatggggtttcaacatgttggtcaggctggtcttgaactcctggctcaagcgatctgcccaccccggcctcccaaagtgctgggattactggtgtgagccactgcacctggcctctcttttttattttagagatggggtctcactctgttgtccaggctggagtgtggtggtgcaatcatagcttactgcaggctcgacctcctgggctcaagagatcctcctgcctcagcctcctgagtagctggggctataggtgtgtgtcaccacacccagttaatttttaaaacattttttgtagaggtgggctctcactatattgaccagattggtctccaactcctggcctcaagcgatcttcctgcctcagcctcccaaagtgctgggattataggtgtgagccaccatacccagccagaaGAAGTGATTTTTGAGGTGAGACCTGAATGTTAAGAAGAAACCATGTGAAGATATGGGACAGAATGTTCTGGAAGCCCTAAGGAGGGATGAGCCTACTTCATTCAAGGAACCAAGAGCAGAGTGTGTTGAGAGGGGGAGCGTAAGCTCTGGGCTCAGAGGTAGGCCCCACCAGAGCACAGAGAATCCGGGGTGAGAAGTTTGCATGGAAGCCACTGAAGAGTTTAACCAACAGATGACATGATCTGCTTGGAGTTTTAAAGCAACTCCCCTGGCTGCTGGTTGGAGGACTGCAGGGGAGACAGGTGGGAGCAGTTCACATTCTGTCCATCAGGACCTAGAAAGCTCTCAGCCCAATTCTGAGGCAACAGTGGCTCCCAGACTCACAAAGCTGAGAAGTACAGAGGCCGTGGTGGTCTCCAGACAGAGTGAGGGCTTGGGACACCAGGAAAACTGGGAGCATTTCTGCCGaactgactttttgtttgttaagCTTTGTCACGCCTAAGGAAAAGCtaaatgtctgtttttctgttctcgattttttcctttttctttaatgacTTTTCTCTTGAATGACTGAATTTTCTGCTTGCCATTTTACAACAGACATAGAAAAGATCTGGCCGCAAGCCTCACCATCTGAATCCTCGCACTAACTTACAGAGGTCTGCACAACCTTCCCTGAGGGCAAGGAGGAGGGTGGCTGCTTACCTCGGCGCAGAGTATGCGGGCTGGGCCCCGCAGCACTGTGAGGTGGGCCCAGGGAGAGCTGGTGGGAGCCGGCAGCTGCCTGGGCCTGGTTTTGGCCAGAGGCTATCTGACTGTTGTTTCTCCCTGGTGCTGGCGCAGCTGCAGATGCAGGATCCTTAGGTTTGGGAGGACTAAAAGGAGTAAAAGTCCAGTTAGACGTCAGACAATCCCAGCTAGAAAATCTGAACATACTGCACATAAAACATAAGATTCCAAGCAGAGTTTTCACTTCGGCAGGAAGGAAAAGGATCTGAAATTCTAACTAGCTCGCACTGGGCTTATAAAGCTAGTGTTTACTTGGTGCCATATAAAGAGCTAATGTATACttggtgtcatttttttttaagagatgggatcttgctatgttgcccaggttggtctcaaatttccagactcaagcaatcctcctgcctcagcatcctgagtagctgggactataggactATTTATTTTATGAGATTCATTGCAACAGACTGGACTCCAACGACTCTGCCACTCCAGTATCATGAGAGAGATCATTTCAAAGCAACCAATGCAGAGTTTTCAGCTCTACTGTGTTTGGACTTAAATTGGGCAGTGCTATTAATATCATGAAAGGGCTTTTAGATGTTGACATATATACTATACAAAACTAAGCAAAAGCCACGGTAAAATAAGACTCTAAATGATAAAGGGCTTGATTATTATCAATAACTTGAACTGAAGGAGAACTCAGAGGCTAAATGACTACTCGAAGTCCAGAGTTGGTGGCAGCAGGATAGAGATCAGAACTCAGGCTTCCTGTTTCCTGGCCCAGAACTTTTTA is from Macaca fascicularis isolate 582-1 chromosome 20, T2T-MFA8v1.1 and encodes:
- the ARHGAP17 gene encoding rho GTPase-activating protein 17 isoform X18, with amino-acid sequence MLLLETGMKEEGLFRIGAGASKLKKLKAALDCSTSHLDEFYSDPHAVAGALKSYLRELPEPLMTFNLYEEWTQVASVQDQDKKLQDLWRTCQKLPPQNFVNFRYLIKFLAKLAQTSDVNKMTPSNIAIVLGPNLLWAKNEGTLAEMAAATSVHVVAVIEPIIQHADWFFPEEVEFNVSEAFVPLTTPNSNHSSHTGNDSDSGTLERKRPASMAVMEGDLMKKESPPKPKDPASAAAPAPGRNNSQIASGQNQAQAAAGSHQLSLGPPHSAAGPSPHTLRRAVKKPAPAPPKPGNPPPGHPGGQSSSGTSQHPPSLSPKPPTRSPSPPTQHTGQPPGQPSAPSQLSAPRRYSSSLSPIQAPNHPPPQPPTQATPLMHTKPNSQGPPNPMALPSEHGLEQPSHTPPQTPTPPSTPPLGKQNPSLPAPQTLAGGNLETAQPHAGTLPRPRPVPKPRNRPSVPPPPHPPGVHSAGDSSLTNAAPTASKIVTDV